Proteins from one Hydrogenivirga caldilitoris genomic window:
- a CDS encoding NAD+ synthase produces MLNISIAQINPTVGDIEGNVRKIEKAVKNCAKRSHIVVFPELAVSGYTPEDLFLRLDFVRECMEAVQSLAKKTKQLDTVIVVGTPHYEGELYNSLYVIYRGEVLGIYHKGRLPNYSVFDEVRYFREGEEPLLIKVNGYKVGFSICEDIWYPDHIERLTVLSGAEVVININASPYHIGKYTFRESFVKARAEDNICFVVYANLVGGHDELVFDGRSMVIDPLGKVIGRAKAFEEDLLTLSIDVEKVRRRRLLDLRWRTASKEIEPFPVRAEVELTGRPYIEPRIEENPTEEEEIYKALVLGTHDYVIKTGFSKAVLGLSGGMDSSLVACIATDALGAGNVMGVFMPSRFSSQESFEDAKTLADNLGIEFHTVPIDGVYTSYYDELVPVFGELEFDTADENIQARIRANILFYVSNKWGYLVLSTSNKSESATGYTTIYGDMAGGFAPLKDVYKTTIYKLARYRNSLTPVIPERVFVKPPSAELRPGQTDQDTLPPYELLDRVLKLYIEENMSPADIVRAGIEEETVYKVVNMVRKAEYKRKQAPIGIKITPRAFGKDWRMPIVNKYRR; encoded by the coding sequence ATGCTGAACATCAGCATAGCCCAGATAAACCCCACTGTAGGGGATATAGAAGGGAACGTAAGAAAGATAGAAAAGGCGGTTAAGAACTGCGCCAAGAGATCCCACATCGTTGTATTCCCTGAACTGGCGGTGAGCGGATACACTCCGGAAGACCTCTTTTTGAGGCTGGACTTCGTAAGGGAGTGTATGGAAGCTGTCCAGAGCTTAGCCAAAAAAACCAAACAGCTTGATACGGTGATAGTGGTCGGAACTCCCCACTACGAAGGTGAGCTCTACAACAGCCTGTACGTTATATACAGGGGCGAGGTATTAGGTATATATCATAAAGGGAGACTTCCAAATTACAGCGTTTTTGATGAGGTTAGGTACTTCAGGGAAGGTGAAGAGCCTCTTCTTATAAAGGTGAACGGATACAAGGTTGGTTTTTCTATATGTGAAGATATATGGTATCCTGACCACATTGAGAGGCTAACAGTCCTTTCTGGTGCGGAAGTTGTGATAAATATAAACGCCTCCCCTTATCACATAGGCAAGTACACTTTCAGGGAAAGCTTCGTAAAAGCGAGGGCGGAGGACAACATATGCTTCGTCGTATACGCTAACCTTGTAGGTGGACACGATGAGCTTGTGTTTGACGGTAGGAGCATGGTTATTGACCCGCTGGGGAAGGTTATTGGGAGGGCAAAGGCTTTTGAAGAAGACCTATTAACCCTTTCAATTGATGTTGAGAAGGTTAGGAGGAGGAGGCTTCTTGACCTAAGGTGGAGAACTGCGAGCAAAGAGATAGAACCTTTTCCAGTCAGAGCCGAGGTTGAGCTAACCGGAAGACCTTATATTGAACCGAGAATTGAGGAAAACCCGACCGAGGAGGAGGAGATATACAAGGCGCTCGTACTCGGAACTCATGATTACGTAATAAAGACCGGTTTCTCTAAGGCTGTATTGGGTCTTTCTGGAGGTATGGACTCCTCACTTGTAGCTTGCATAGCCACAGATGCCCTTGGAGCTGGAAATGTTATGGGTGTGTTTATGCCTTCAAGGTTCTCCTCTCAGGAGAGCTTTGAGGATGCCAAGACTCTGGCAGACAACCTTGGGATAGAATTCCATACCGTACCCATAGATGGGGTGTACACCTCCTACTACGACGAGCTGGTTCCAGTTTTTGGAGAGCTTGAGTTTGACACTGCAGACGAGAACATTCAGGCGAGGATAAGGGCAAACATACTCTTTTACGTATCCAACAAGTGGGGGTACCTGGTTCTCTCCACCTCCAACAAAAGCGAATCGGCTACAGGGTACACAACTATATACGGAGACATGGCGGGCGGGTTTGCACCTTTAAAGGATGTTTATAAAACTACAATTTATAAGCTTGCACGTTACAGGAACTCCTTGACACCGGTTATACCGGAGAGGGTGTTTGTGAAGCCCCCCTCGGCAGAACTCAGACCAGGGCAAACAGACCAAGATACACTTCCTCCCTATGAACTTCTTGACAGGGTGCTAAAGCTTTATATTGAAGAGAATATGTCCCCGGCAGATATAGTTAGGGCAGGAATTGAGGAGGAAACTGTTTACAAAGTTGTCAATATGGTCAGGAAGGCTGAGTATAAGAGAAAACAGGCACCTATAGGCATAAAGATTACGCCAAGAGCCTTTGGTAAGGACTGGAGGATGCCTATCGTAAATAAGTACAGAAGGTGA
- the hisB gene encoding imidazoleglycerol-phosphate dehydratase HisB, which yields MREAEIKRETKETRIKLYVNLDGTGIYEVKTPVGFLTHMLESFAKHGRFDLRVEAEGDVDVSYHHTVEDCGIVLGQAFDKALGDKKGIRRFGDSIVPMDEALLLSAIDFSGRGLFFYEDLGLRGKITDFDFELIWEFFKGFALESRSTLHMRVIDGKILHHIAEAAFKSFALTLKEAVSVVGGDVPSTKGTL from the coding sequence ATGAGAGAAGCGGAGATAAAAAGGGAAACGAAAGAAACAAGGATAAAGCTCTACGTTAATCTTGATGGAACAGGTATTTACGAGGTTAAAACGCCGGTGGGTTTTTTAACCCATATGCTTGAAAGCTTCGCAAAGCACGGAAGGTTTGATCTCAGGGTTGAGGCAGAAGGAGACGTTGACGTTTCTTATCACCATACGGTTGAAGACTGCGGGATAGTCCTAGGTCAAGCTTTTGATAAAGCCCTCGGGGATAAGAAGGGGATAAGAAGGTTCGGGGACTCTATCGTGCCTATGGATGAGGCGCTTCTTCTGTCTGCAATAGACTTCTCCGGCAGGGGTCTATTCTTTTATGAAGATTTAGGTCTGAGAGGAAAGATAACAGACTTTGACTTTGAACTCATATGGGAGTTTTTTAAGGGTTTTGCCCTGGAGAGCAGGTCAACTCTCCATATGAGGGTTATAGATGGAAAGATCTTACATCACATAGCGGAGGCGGCTTTCAAGTCTTTTGCCCTTACCCTTAAAGAGGCGGTTTCTGTTGTGGGGGGAGACGTGCCTTCAACTAAGGGAACGCTCTAA
- a CDS encoding RluA family pseudouridine synthase, with protein sequence MKKTAEVLEFEVSPQQAGERLDLFLSRVYPELSRSYLKKLIEEGFVLVGGKERKPSYKIKEGDVVQLLLPEPEPIEVKPQNIPIEILYEDSDIAVIVKPCGLVVHPSPGYTSGTLVNALLYHIKDLSSIGGTERPGIVHRLDKETSGLMVVAKNDMSHRKLSRQFAQRKTEKLYRAMVKGLVEQEHMVVELPVGRHPIHRKKFSTFSPASRPAKSEFWVLERFKKLDLTLLKVKIYTGRTHQIRVHLSSLGYPILGDTTYGFKRSSVPEEIIKLLGECNMLVAYKLGFYHPTREEWMEFEIEDPEPFKSVLERARELERSLS encoded by the coding sequence ATGAAAAAGACAGCAGAGGTTCTTGAATTTGAAGTATCACCCCAGCAAGCCGGAGAACGCCTGGACCTTTTTCTTTCCAGGGTTTACCCGGAACTCTCCAGAAGTTACTTGAAGAAACTCATAGAAGAGGGCTTCGTTCTTGTTGGAGGTAAGGAGAGAAAACCTTCCTACAAGATTAAGGAAGGTGACGTTGTTCAGTTACTGCTTCCGGAACCAGAACCTATTGAAGTAAAACCTCAGAATATACCCATTGAGATTTTGTACGAGGACAGCGATATAGCTGTTATAGTTAAACCCTGTGGTCTCGTGGTTCACCCCTCTCCGGGTTACACGAGTGGAACGCTGGTAAACGCCCTCCTATATCACATCAAAGACCTCTCCTCCATAGGAGGTACAGAAAGACCCGGTATCGTCCACAGGCTTGACAAAGAAACTTCCGGTCTTATGGTGGTCGCGAAGAACGACATGTCTCACAGGAAGTTATCCCGTCAGTTTGCCCAGAGAAAAACGGAAAAGCTCTACAGAGCAATGGTAAAGGGCTTGGTAGAACAGGAGCATATGGTCGTAGAGCTCCCAGTAGGGAGGCACCCTATCCATAGAAAGAAGTTTTCAACCTTTTCGCCAGCCTCAAGACCCGCAAAAAGTGAGTTCTGGGTTCTGGAGAGGTTTAAAAAGCTTGACCTTACCCTTCTAAAGGTTAAGATATACACAGGCAGAACCCATCAGATAAGGGTTCATTTATCCTCCCTTGGTTACCCTATACTTGGCGATACCACTTACGGCTTTAAGAGAAGCTCGGTTCCAGAGGAGATAATCAAATTACTGGGTGAGTGCAACATGTTAGTTGCCTACAAACTCGGATTTTATCACCCCACAAGGGAAGAATGGATGGAGTTTGAGATAGAGGACCCTGAACCTTTCAAAAGTGTTTTAGAGAGAGCCAGGGAATTAGAGCGTTCCCTTAGTTGA
- a CDS encoding DUF190 domain-containing protein, giving the protein MAVLVRIFLKEGEEFGDKPVYREVVEQLRRKGLGGATVLKAILGYGTTGEFHYEGIEAMSYDLPVVIEFVEQEDKALKVMEDLKHLLRGKLISMEEVKVWE; this is encoded by the coding sequence ATGGCTGTTCTCGTCAGGATATTCCTCAAGGAAGGAGAGGAGTTCGGAGATAAACCCGTTTACCGTGAGGTGGTTGAACAGCTCAGAAGGAAAGGTTTGGGAGGAGCTACCGTCCTAAAGGCGATCCTCGGTTACGGAACAACAGGAGAATTTCATTATGAGGGTATAGAGGCAATGTCCTATGACCTTCCCGTAGTGATTGAATTTGTTGAGCAAGAGGATAAAGCTCTGAAAGTTATGGAGGACCTGAAACACCTGCTCAGGGGAAAGCTGATAAGTATGGAAGAGGTTAAAGTGTGGGAATAA
- the crcB gene encoding fluoride efflux transporter CrcB, with protein sequence MGIIISVALGGAIGSVLRFILSKLIQDRTGIDFPLGTLLVNLLGAFLIGFAFAYFVERMSLSPEVRALFITGFLGGFTTFSTFSYESYNLLMDGELVKFILYTLGTNGVGLFMTLLGYNIGRML encoded by the coding sequence GTGGGAATAATAATATCTGTGGCTCTTGGAGGAGCTATAGGCTCCGTGCTCAGGTTTATACTCTCAAAGTTGATACAGGATAGGACAGGTATTGACTTCCCGCTCGGAACTCTGCTCGTGAACCTCCTTGGGGCTTTTCTCATAGGTTTCGCCTTCGCTTACTTTGTTGAAAGGATGAGCCTCTCCCCTGAGGTGAGAGCCCTTTTCATAACCGGCTTTCTGGGGGGCTTTACTACCTTTTCCACCTTCTCTTATGAAAGCTACAACCTCCTGATGGATGGTGAGCTGGTTAAGTTTATCTTGTACACCTTGGGGACAAATGGAGTAGGCTTGTTTATGACTCTGTTGGGTTACAACATAGGGAGGATGTTGTGA
- a CDS encoding DUF190 domain-containing protein, which translates to MKCETAVLVRIFIGENDRYEGKPLYKYMTELCRERGVAGVTVFRGILGYGKSSVVHEQRLLKLSSDLPIVIEVIDCEEKINEVLPELSKLVDSGLITLERVKVIRYN; encoded by the coding sequence GTGAAGTGTGAGACTGCCGTACTTGTCAGGATATTCATAGGAGAGAACGATAGATACGAGGGCAAGCCGCTTTACAAGTACATGACCGAACTTTGTAGGGAGAGGGGAGTTGCGGGGGTAACCGTGTTCAGGGGAATTCTCGGTTATGGAAAATCCTCTGTAGTTCATGAACAGAGACTCCTCAAGCTTTCCTCAGACCTTCCCATAGTGATTGAAGTTATTGACTGTGAGGAGAAGATAAACGAGGTACTTCCTGAACTTTCTAAACTGGTTGACAGTGGTCTCATAACTCTGGAGAGGGTAAAGGTCATAAGGTACAATTGA
- a CDS encoding tRNA threonylcarbamoyladenosine biosynthesis protein TsaB, with product MRILSLDTSFSFFNFSVIENGKVKFIYYLDSERKTLQNLPKALEGQCVKPEEFDAFAVSVGVGYLTSLRIGVTFMKTLAYVLKKPIVAYENLHLIGRFTPVPTPKIPYLKVSTNIFYRVFDGKAVSEVRLHRGEKLKGTGVSLSIFSEEKIGENQFYHPFFPFSAYGGIYAHEHLREKPEGDDVFSIEPVYLKPPV from the coding sequence ATGAGAATCCTATCCCTGGATACCTCCTTCTCCTTCTTTAACTTCTCTGTTATAGAGAACGGAAAAGTAAAGTTTATATATTACCTTGACTCTGAAAGGAAAACGCTGCAGAACCTACCTAAGGCGTTAGAGGGACAGTGCGTAAAGCCAGAGGAGTTTGATGCCTTCGCGGTTTCAGTAGGTGTAGGATACCTCACCTCTCTCAGGATAGGTGTAACCTTTATGAAAACTTTAGCTTACGTTCTCAAGAAACCAATCGTTGCTTACGAGAACCTGCATTTAATTGGTAGGTTTACTCCTGTACCCACACCGAAAATTCCTTATCTGAAGGTCAGCACTAACATCTTTTACAGGGTATTTGACGGAAAGGCTGTCTCCGAAGTAAGGCTGCATAGGGGGGAGAAACTCAAAGGTACAGGGGTATCCCTGAGTATATTCTCTGAAGAGAAGATAGGGGAGAACCAGTTCTATCACCCATTCTTCCCCTTCTCCGCCTATGGAGGCATATATGCCCATGAGCACCTTAGGGAAAAACCGGAGGGTGATGATGTGTTCAGTATAGAACCGGTCTATTTGAAACCGCCAGTTTAA
- the gatA gene encoding Asp-tRNA(Asn)/Glu-tRNA(Gln) amidotransferase subunit GatA codes for MIFQKGAKELLELIAKGEIKPSEVVESFFKRFEETEDKVKAFITPTYEEALERAKEIDGKKPEGKLFGLPIAIKDNIVIKGGRTTCASKILENFVSPYDATVVERLRREGALFIGKTNMDEFAMGSSTEHSAFFPTRNPWDTDRVPGGSSGGSAASVAVGSSPLSLGSDTGGSIRQPASFCGVIGIKPTYGRVSRYGLVAFASSLDQIGVFARRTEDVALLLEVISGYDEKDSTSAKVPVPNFLEELKKDIKGLKIGLPKEFFEFNVQPEVKERFDSFIKELEGLGCSVEEVSLPHVKYAIPAYYIIAPSEASSNLARYDGVRYGYRANEYQDLLDMYSKTRDEGFGAEVKRRIMLGTFALSAGYYDAYYLKAQKVRRLIYEDFIRAFERVDLIASPTTPSLPFKLGERLDNPIEMYLSDVLTVPVNLAGLPGISIPIGWVDNLPVGGQLIGKPWDETTLLRISYTWEQVFKHYEKFPQL; via the coding sequence ATGATTTTTCAAAAAGGCGCGAAGGAGCTCTTGGAGCTCATAGCAAAGGGAGAGATCAAACCCTCCGAAGTGGTTGAATCTTTCTTCAAAAGGTTTGAAGAGACAGAAGATAAGGTCAAAGCTTTCATAACACCTACCTACGAGGAAGCCCTTGAAAGGGCAAAGGAAATTGATGGAAAGAAGCCAGAAGGTAAGCTCTTCGGACTTCCTATAGCTATAAAGGACAACATAGTTATAAAGGGTGGAAGAACCACCTGCGCTTCAAAGATACTGGAAAACTTTGTTTCTCCCTATGACGCAACCGTTGTGGAAAGGCTCAGAAGGGAAGGAGCCCTATTCATAGGCAAGACAAATATGGATGAGTTCGCAATGGGTTCCTCTACCGAGCATTCTGCTTTCTTCCCGACCAGAAATCCATGGGATACGGATAGGGTGCCCGGAGGTTCATCAGGAGGTTCTGCAGCGAGTGTTGCGGTAGGCTCCTCACCCCTATCACTGGGCTCGGATACGGGGGGCTCAATAAGGCAACCTGCGAGCTTCTGCGGCGTGATAGGTATCAAACCGACCTACGGAAGGGTTTCAAGATACGGGCTTGTTGCTTTTGCCTCTTCCTTAGACCAGATCGGGGTGTTTGCTCGCAGAACAGAGGATGTCGCCCTTTTACTTGAAGTTATAAGCGGATATGATGAGAAAGATTCAACCTCCGCAAAGGTTCCTGTCCCGAACTTCCTTGAAGAGTTAAAAAAGGACATAAAGGGGCTGAAGATAGGTCTCCCAAAAGAATTCTTTGAGTTCAATGTTCAGCCAGAGGTAAAGGAGCGCTTTGACAGTTTCATAAAAGAGCTTGAAGGTCTTGGTTGTTCAGTTGAAGAAGTTTCATTGCCCCACGTTAAGTATGCTATACCTGCCTACTACATAATAGCTCCATCAGAAGCCTCCTCAAACTTAGCCAGGTACGATGGGGTTAGGTACGGATACAGGGCGAATGAGTATCAAGACTTACTTGACATGTATTCAAAGACAAGGGATGAAGGGTTTGGAGCTGAAGTGAAGAGAAGGATAATGCTGGGAACCTTTGCCCTTTCCGCCGGATACTACGACGCCTACTATCTGAAAGCTCAAAAAGTGAGAAGGTTGATATACGAAGACTTCATAAGAGCCTTTGAGAGGGTTGACCTTATAGCGAGCCCGACCACCCCCTCTCTACCCTTTAAACTGGGAGAGAGGCTTGATAATCCTATAGAGATGTACCTCTCCGATGTTCTGACAGTCCCTGTAAACCTCGCAGGATTGCCGGGAATTTCAATACCCATAGGCTGGGTAGACAACCTGCCGGTGGGCGGACAACTGATAGGAAAACCCTGGGATGAGACAACCCTTCTGAGAATCTCTTACACCTGGGAACAGGTCTTTAAACACTACGAGAAATTTCCACAGCTATGA
- a CDS encoding SagB/ThcOx family dehydrogenase — MGLKLPQPSYRGRLTLEEALLRRRSVREYLPEPLSLEEVSQLLWAAQGVTDPYGFRTAPSAGALYPLEVYIHATYIDGLETGIYRYDPHRHYLIDVKMGNYVRDIYTASLSQAQVLNAPLLMMFFAIFGRTTAKYGKRGIRYVFNEVGHAGQNVYLQATSLGLGTVVIGAFYDEELKSIVGTRRDEEPLYIMPVGRVE, encoded by the coding sequence ATGGGGCTTAAACTCCCACAACCTTCCTACAGGGGAAGACTGACCCTTGAAGAGGCGTTGCTGAGAAGAAGGTCTGTAAGGGAATACCTCCCAGAACCTCTGTCCCTTGAAGAGGTTTCTCAGCTTCTCTGGGCGGCGCAGGGGGTAACAGACCCTTACGGTTTTAGAACGGCACCGTCCGCTGGGGCTCTCTACCCTCTGGAGGTTTACATACACGCTACTTACATTGACGGTCTTGAAACAGGCATATACAGGTACGATCCTCATAGACATTATCTGATAGATGTAAAGATGGGGAATTACGTTCGCGATATATACACAGCCTCTCTTTCCCAGGCTCAGGTTTTGAACGCACCTCTCCTTATGATGTTCTTCGCCATATTTGGGAGGACCACGGCTAAGTACGGTAAGAGAGGGATAAGGTACGTGTTTAATGAGGTTGGTCATGCGGGACAGAACGTTTATCTTCAGGCCACTTCCCTCGGGCTTGGGACTGTGGTAATAGGAGCTTTTTACGATGAGGAGCTTAAAAGCATAGTTGGCACAAGGAGAGACGAGGAGCCTCTATACATAATGCCAGTCGGGAGGGTAGAATAG
- the glmS gene encoding glutamine--fructose-6-phosphate transaminase (isomerizing), with amino-acid sequence MCGIIGYTGKEAALPLILGGLERLEYRGYDSAGIALIEDGKLIVEKRVGKIRELVKNLWGKPYRGKTGIGHTRWATHGEPSQENAHPHTDSKNEFAVVHNGIVENYLELKRELESEGVTFRSGTDTEVIAHLIARAYKGDLLEAVLDIVGRLKGAFAFAVITVHEPMRVVGVKQGSPLVVGIGEGENFLASDIPAILPYTRSIITLNDGEIADITPEGVNIYDFNGNPVTKEIVIVPWDIISAEKSGFKHFMLKEIYEQPKAVGDTIRGLMSSGEEPPFSLKSFRRILIIACGTSYHAGLVGKFWIEKLAGVPTEVVYASEFRYGDFPVGEEDLIIGVSQSGETIDTKFAVNFARERGARTLSIVNVVGSSIDRESDYTLHTHAGPEIGVAATKTFTAQLAALYFLASTEHPDRYKLLEELFKVPARIERTLEKSEAIEKLADRYMNRRDFLYLGRYLSYPIALEGALKLKEISYIHAEGYPAGEMKHGPIALIDEKMPVVVLAPQDRVYDKTLANIEEVKTRKGKVIGVGFEGDDKLEKLCNEFIGVPPIEEDFTPFLTVVPLQLLAYHIASKLGLDVDQPRNLAKTVTVE; translated from the coding sequence ATGTGCGGGATTATAGGTTACACAGGTAAGGAAGCGGCTCTCCCACTTATACTTGGCGGACTTGAAAGGCTTGAGTACAGAGGGTACGATTCCGCCGGTATAGCTCTGATAGAAGATGGGAAACTCATAGTTGAGAAGAGGGTCGGAAAGATAAGGGAGCTGGTAAAAAACCTCTGGGGTAAACCTTACAGGGGTAAGACTGGAATAGGACACACAAGATGGGCAACCCATGGAGAGCCTTCTCAGGAGAATGCCCATCCCCACACCGACTCAAAAAATGAGTTTGCCGTTGTTCATAACGGTATAGTTGAAAACTACCTTGAATTGAAGAGAGAACTGGAAAGCGAGGGAGTTACGTTCCGCTCCGGAACAGATACAGAGGTTATAGCTCACCTGATAGCAAGAGCCTATAAGGGAGACCTGCTGGAGGCTGTCCTTGATATCGTAGGAAGGCTCAAAGGTGCTTTCGCCTTTGCTGTGATAACAGTGCATGAACCGATGAGGGTTGTGGGGGTTAAGCAGGGAAGCCCCCTCGTTGTTGGTATAGGTGAAGGGGAAAACTTCCTCGCCTCTGATATACCGGCGATACTACCCTACACAAGGAGTATAATCACATTGAACGACGGGGAGATAGCCGATATAACCCCGGAAGGGGTCAACATATACGACTTTAACGGAAACCCCGTAACAAAGGAGATAGTGATAGTCCCCTGGGACATAATATCGGCAGAAAAGTCGGGATTCAAGCACTTCATGTTAAAGGAGATTTATGAACAGCCTAAGGCTGTGGGAGACACCATAAGGGGTCTTATGTCTTCAGGTGAAGAGCCACCATTTTCCCTGAAAAGCTTCAGGCGCATTCTGATTATAGCCTGTGGCACCTCCTACCATGCCGGTCTTGTGGGAAAATTCTGGATAGAGAAGCTTGCTGGTGTACCTACCGAAGTGGTCTATGCCTCGGAGTTCAGATACGGGGATTTCCCGGTCGGTGAAGAAGACCTCATAATAGGCGTATCCCAGTCCGGTGAGACCATAGATACCAAATTCGCTGTAAACTTTGCCAGGGAAAGAGGCGCCAGAACTTTATCAATAGTGAACGTTGTGGGGAGTTCAATAGACAGGGAGTCTGACTATACACTGCACACCCATGCCGGTCCTGAGATAGGGGTGGCTGCAACGAAAACCTTTACAGCTCAGCTTGCAGCCCTTTACTTCCTTGCTTCAACAGAGCATCCAGACAGATACAAACTCCTGGAGGAACTCTTTAAGGTTCCTGCGAGGATAGAGAGAACCCTTGAGAAGTCTGAAGCTATTGAGAAACTCGCCGACAGGTACATGAATAGGAGGGATTTCCTTTACCTCGGTAGATACCTGAGCTACCCTATAGCCCTTGAGGGAGCCCTCAAGTTAAAGGAGATATCCTACATACATGCGGAAGGTTACCCTGCAGGGGAGATGAAGCACGGACCCATAGCTCTGATAGATGAGAAGATGCCTGTTGTGGTTTTGGCACCTCAGGATAGGGTTTACGATAAAACCCTTGCAAACATTGAAGAGGTCAAGACCAGAAAGGGTAAGGTGATAGGTGTTGGTTTTGAAGGGGACGATAAACTTGAGAAGCTCTGTAATGAATTTATAGGTGTACCACCCATTGAGGAGGACTTTACCCCGTTCCTCACCGTAGTTCCGCTGCAACTACTTGCCTACCATATAGCAAGTAAGCTTGGGCTTGACGTGGACCAGCCCAGAAACCTTGCGAAGACCGTTACGGTTGAGTAA
- the argF gene encoding ornithine carbamoyltransferase, which translates to MKRDFIDLWNLDPEEAWYIVKRVKSVKQGDEELNNVLSGRNIALLFTKPSTRTRVSFEVAINLMGGRPLFLQEGHLQLSRGEDVKDTARTLSRYVDGVVIRNNSHTWLEEFAKWSKVPVINALTDKSHPCQLLSDVFTLYERFGDGVKDIKIAYVGDGNNVCNTWLVAAGLFGLNLFVATPEGYGPDSYYLQAGLDLSNFTGGNVYLTVNPLEAVRDADVVYTDVWFSMGDSRDEEKLNTLKPYQVNEELLSHAKPEVLVMHCLPAKKGEEITEEVFEKHADFIFNQAENRLHTQKVLLEFLFEKS; encoded by the coding sequence ATGAAGAGAGACTTTATAGACCTCTGGAACCTAGACCCGGAAGAGGCATGGTACATAGTAAAAAGGGTGAAAAGTGTAAAACAGGGTGACGAAGAGCTAAACAACGTTCTATCAGGGAGGAACATAGCCCTTCTTTTCACAAAACCTTCCACGAGGACACGAGTTTCCTTTGAGGTGGCTATAAACCTTATGGGCGGCAGGCCTCTCTTCCTCCAGGAAGGACATTTGCAGCTCTCCAGGGGCGAGGATGTAAAGGATACAGCCAGAACCTTATCAAGATACGTAGACGGTGTGGTGATAAGGAATAACTCTCACACCTGGCTTGAGGAGTTCGCCAAGTGGTCAAAAGTTCCAGTGATAAACGCCCTCACCGATAAATCCCATCCGTGTCAGCTCTTGAGCGACGTCTTCACCCTTTACGAGAGGTTTGGAGATGGTGTAAAGGACATAAAGATAGCCTACGTTGGGGACGGAAACAACGTATGCAACACGTGGCTTGTGGCTGCAGGACTCTTCGGTCTGAATCTCTTTGTAGCTACACCGGAGGGTTACGGACCTGACAGCTATTACCTGCAGGCGGGTCTTGACCTGTCCAACTTCACCGGGGGAAACGTGTACCTTACTGTAAACCCTCTTGAAGCTGTGAGAGATGCGGATGTTGTTTATACGGACGTGTGGTTCAGTATGGGAGACAGCCGCGACGAAGAGAAGCTGAACACCCTTAAACCTTACCAGGTAAACGAAGAGCTCCTTTCCCATGCAAAGCCGGAAGTCCTTGTTATGCACTGTCTACCTGCCAAAAAGGGTGAGGAGATCACCGAAGAGGTTTTTGAAAAGCACGCCGACTTCATATTCAATCAAGCGGAGAACAGACTCCACACCCAAAAGGTTCTCCTTGAATTCCTCTTTGAAAAATCGTGA